In Candidatus Contubernalis alkalaceticus, the following proteins share a genomic window:
- the dmpI gene encoding 4-oxalocrotonate tautomerase DmpI, with amino-acid sequence MPTISFNAPKMTREQKAEIVAEFTKTASRVTNIPEVAFVVYIHEIGPENVGVGGELLLEKKKREGTL; translated from the coding sequence ATGCCGACCATAAGCTTCAATGCCCCTAAAATGACCAGGGAACAAAAAGCCGAAATAGTAGCAGAGTTCACCAAAACAGCCAGCAGGGTTACCAATATCCCTGAGGTCGCCTTCGTAGTTTATATTCACGAAATAGGCCCGGAAAATGTAGGAGTAGGAGGAGAACTTCTCCTGGAGAAAAAAAAGAGGGAAGGCACACTGTAA
- a CDS encoding Ger(x)C family spore germination protein: MKRKYAVIILILSMLFNSGCWNRVEPEEIALIMMVGFEQDEEGDGLKIFVQSANPPKVGSSEEGGSGSQGESTWTASATGRTVSEALNNLAKKSTRLIDLSHMGIVLFSEDLAREGIAPLMDFFDRERQSRLITQPMVVQGDLQRVMEADFVTEETAASALTRLHVVAREELAVSLEIPFRVILSRLSQPGWEIVVPRLREVEPQDGEPPPETPMEIDGLAVFKKDRMMGWLNSAETRGYNWIVGRITRPIYVFESPTGQGEEISVQIHQSSTRLEAVTRGEEMAVVVNAVVEGRIEETTSDKEFLSAQSELIDSMNRRLAQAVRNDIQAALKKSQKEFESDIFGFGNLIYRTRFQEWEKLEDRWDEIFPDLQVEVYVEADVRRSGLVKDPLIIR, translated from the coding sequence ATGAAAAGAAAATATGCCGTTATAATTCTGATTCTTAGTATGCTTTTTAACTCCGGATGCTGGAACCGGGTGGAACCGGAGGAGATTGCTTTAATCATGATGGTTGGCTTTGAGCAGGATGAAGAGGGAGACGGTTTAAAAATATTTGTACAGTCAGCCAATCCCCCGAAGGTGGGGTCGTCAGAGGAAGGGGGTAGTGGTTCACAGGGTGAGTCCACCTGGACAGCATCTGCCACCGGCCGCACTGTCTCTGAAGCCTTAAATAACCTGGCTAAGAAATCCACCCGCTTAATAGACCTTTCTCACATGGGGATAGTGCTGTTTTCTGAGGATCTGGCCCGGGAGGGGATAGCGCCTTTGATGGATTTTTTTGACCGGGAAAGGCAGAGCCGTTTGATTACACAGCCCATGGTGGTGCAGGGAGACCTGCAAAGGGTCATGGAAGCCGATTTTGTTACGGAAGAGACCGCAGCTTCGGCTTTGACCCGCCTGCATGTTGTGGCCAGGGAAGAACTGGCGGTTTCACTGGAGATTCCCTTCAGGGTGATTTTAAGCCGGTTAAGTCAGCCGGGATGGGAGATAGTGGTGCCCAGGCTCAGAGAGGTGGAGCCGCAGGATGGGGAACCGCCTCCGGAAACACCCATGGAAATTGACGGACTGGCAGTTTTCAAAAAAGACCGTATGATGGGGTGGTTAAACAGTGCGGAAACCCGGGGGTATAACTGGATTGTAGGTAGAATAACCAGGCCCATATATGTTTTTGAAAGCCCCACCGGGCAGGGGGAGGAGATTTCGGTGCAGATTCACCAATCTTCTACCCGGCTGGAAGCGGTGACCCGGGGAGAGGAAATGGCAGTTGTAGTAAATGCTGTGGTGGAGGGACGCATTGAGGAAACCACTTCTGATAAGGAATTTTTATCTGCCCAATCAGAACTGATTGATTCCATGAACCGCCGCCTGGCCCAGGCGGTGCGCAACGATATCCAGGCAGCCCTGAAAAAGTCCCAGAAGGAATTTGAATCGGATATTTTCGGTTTCGGCAACCTCATCTACCGTACCCGCTTTCAAGAGTGGGAGAAGCTGGAGGATCGCTGGGATGAGATTTTCCCTGATCTCCAGGTGGAGGTATATGTAGAGGCAGATGTGCGCCGCTCGGGCCTGGTGAAGGACCCGTTGATTATACGGTAG
- the arsM gene encoding arsenite methyltransferase, whose amino-acid sequence MDSKDKDMRKEVEKMYSKIAKEEAESCFPTSSCCEKDFSSAEYAEKLGYSAEDILSLPQGANMGLGCGNPQAIASLKPGEVVLDLGSGGGLDCFLASGKVGEEGRIIGVDMTSEMLEKARKNAKQGNYQNVEFRLGEIENLPAADNMVDVIISNCVVNLSTNKPRVFEEMFRVLKPGGRVAMTDMVATSPIPDIFLDDPNLYSSCITGASLIKDLEQMLRGVGFQEIKITPKEESRDFIKDWTQSLKAEDYVVSATIEARKPL is encoded by the coding sequence ATGGACAGTAAAGATAAAGATATGAGGAAAGAAGTGGAAAAGATGTACAGCAAAATTGCCAAAGAGGAAGCGGAGTCATGCTTTCCTACTTCCTCCTGCTGCGAGAAGGACTTTTCCTCTGCGGAGTATGCGGAAAAGCTGGGATATTCTGCAGAAGATATCTTATCACTGCCCCAGGGAGCCAATATGGGCCTGGGCTGTGGTAATCCCCAGGCTATAGCCTCATTAAAGCCCGGGGAGGTTGTCCTGGACCTGGGAAGCGGAGGAGGGTTGGACTGTTTTTTGGCCTCGGGAAAGGTTGGAGAAGAGGGAAGAATCATTGGAGTAGACATGACTTCGGAGATGTTGGAAAAGGCTCGTAAAAATGCAAAACAGGGTAATTACCAAAACGTGGAGTTTCGGCTGGGAGAGATTGAGAACCTGCCGGCAGCTGACAATATGGTGGATGTGATTATATCCAACTGTGTGGTGAACCTTTCCACCAATAAGCCCAGAGTATTTGAGGAAATGTTCAGGGTCTTAAAGCCGGGGGGACGGGTGGCAATGACGGATATGGTGGCAACCTCTCCTATTCCCGATATTTTTTTGGATGACCCAAATCTTTATTCCTCCTGTATCACCGGTGCCAGCCTGATCAAGGATTTGGAGCAGATGTTAAGGGGAGTGGGTTTTCAGGAGATTAAGATAACACCTAAGGAAGAGTCCCGGGACTTTATTAAAGACTGGACCCAAAGTTTGAAAGCTGAGGATTACGTGGTGTCTGCTACCATTGAAGCAAGAAAGCCCCTTTAA
- a CDS encoding alpha/beta fold hydrolase, with translation MKKAFSFLAKFVVVPAVLLLICVIVIFSLYTGYQRYQNVQAFGIDTPEGIQSLEQVTLGEVEQWISIRGHDQNNPVLLFLHGGPGSSVIPIVRHFNSGLEEYFVVVNWDQRGAGKSYNPDIPVDSMNIEQFVSDTLELTHLLQERFEQEKIYLMGHSWGTIIGTPAVQQQPELYHAFIGVGQAVNFKEGEKISYNYTLDAAYRLGDEKAIQQLEDIGPPPYLGDDFHNRIVVQRTWLQKFGGLDYTERNPTRSDINYVWLFLTAPEYSLGDTVNMLKGGQFSFRALWEQLHQFNYIEEIPRLEVPVYFLMGRHDYVTVFELVEEYYDKLEAPHKELIWFDNSAHSPNFEEPERFVEVVTQKILQDNQGG, from the coding sequence GTGAAGAAAGCCTTTTCTTTTCTGGCCAAGTTTGTGGTGGTACCTGCAGTCTTATTGTTAATTTGCGTGATAGTTATTTTTTCGCTGTACACGGGATACCAAAGGTATCAGAATGTACAAGCCTTTGGTATTGATACACCGGAGGGAATTCAGTCTTTAGAACAGGTCACCCTGGGGGAGGTGGAACAGTGGATCTCCATTCGTGGGCATGACCAAAATAATCCGGTGCTGCTCTTTCTACATGGGGGCCCCGGCTCTTCGGTAATTCCCATAGTAAGACATTTCAATTCTGGCTTGGAAGAATATTTTGTGGTGGTAAACTGGGACCAGCGGGGTGCGGGGAAATCTTATAACCCGGACATTCCTGTGGATTCCATGAACATAGAGCAGTTTGTTTCCGATACCCTGGAACTGACCCATTTGCTTCAGGAGCGCTTTGAGCAGGAAAAAATCTATCTTATGGGGCATTCCTGGGGCACCATCATTGGTACCCCGGCAGTTCAGCAGCAGCCGGAGCTTTATCATGCTTTTATCGGTGTAGGACAGGCTGTAAATTTTAAAGAGGGAGAGAAGATCTCTTATAATTACACCCTGGATGCGGCCTATCGCTTAGGGGATGAAAAGGCTATTCAACAGCTGGAAGATATTGGTCCTCCGCCATACCTGGGAGATGATTTCCATAACAGGATAGTGGTTCAGAGGACTTGGCTGCAAAAGTTCGGCGGGCTTGATTATACGGAAAGAAATCCAACTCGGTCCGATATAAATTATGTTTGGCTTTTCTTAACAGCTCCCGAGTACAGCCTGGGAGACACTGTAAACATGCTCAAGGGAGGTCAGTTTTCCTTCAGGGCTTTATGGGAGCAGCTTCACCAGTTTAATTATATTGAAGAGATCCCCCGATTGGAGGTCCCTGTATATTTCCTCATGGGCAGGCATGATTATGTAACGGTTTTTGAGCTGGTGGAAGAGTATTATGATAAGTTGGAGGCCCCCCATAAGGAGCTTATCTGGTTTGACAATTCTGCCCACAGTCCTAACTTTGAAGAGCCGGAGCGTTTTGTGGAAGTGGTGACTCAAAAGATTTTACAGGATAACCAAGGTGGGTGA
- a CDS encoding secondary thiamine-phosphate synthase enzyme YjbQ gives MKAHTEYVTFNTTKRKEYINITHKVESALAKSGIQEGMVLVAAMHITAGVYINDAEDGIIQDIDDMLERLAPYGPDYRHHRTGEDNGDAHLKNILVGHQVIIPVTEGRLDFGPWQQVYYAEFDGRRPKRLVIKVMGE, from the coding sequence TTGAAAGCTCATACGGAATACGTAACCTTTAACACCACCAAAAGAAAAGAATACATAAATATTACCCACAAGGTAGAATCGGCACTGGCCAAAAGCGGAATTCAGGAGGGCATGGTGCTGGTAGCAGCCATGCACATCACGGCGGGGGTATACATCAACGACGCTGAAGACGGTATTATCCAGGACATCGACGATATGCTGGAACGCCTTGCTCCCTATGGTCCGGACTACCGACACCACCGCACCGGGGAAGACAACGGAGATGCCCACCTTAAAAACATCCTGGTGGGCCACCAGGTGATTATCCCGGTAACGGAAGGCAGGCTGGATTTTGGCCCCTGGCAGCAGGTCTATTATGCGGAATTCGACGGCCGCCGTCCCAAGCGCCTGGTCATTAAGGTGATGGGAGAGTAA
- the trhA gene encoding PAQR family membrane homeostasis protein TrhA, whose product MLKKLKDPVSGFSHLFGAIMSLIGLVVLVYYAAVTATPWHVVSFSIYGASLILLFTFSTLYHLLFISEKGTDLLRRIDHIMIYVLIAGSYTPICLIPLRGAWGWSLLGSIWGIAIVGIILKVLWFNAPRWLSTLFYIIMGWLIVIAFIPLLRAIPTGGIAWMVLGGILYSIGAIIYGTKWPKLNLKFFGFHEIFHLFVLAGSFCHYWLMYRYILFLR is encoded by the coding sequence ATGCTGAAAAAATTAAAAGATCCGGTGAGCGGTTTTTCCCACCTCTTTGGCGCTATCATGTCCCTGATAGGACTGGTGGTGCTGGTGTACTATGCGGCAGTGACCGCAACCCCCTGGCACGTTGTGTCTTTTTCTATCTACGGAGCCAGTCTTATCCTACTCTTCACCTTCAGTACTCTGTATCATCTTTTGTTCATTTCTGAAAAAGGGACCGACCTGCTTAGACGCATTGACCACATTATGATTTATGTGTTGATTGCCGGAAGCTATACCCCCATCTGTCTAATTCCCCTGAGAGGTGCCTGGGGATGGAGCCTCCTGGGAAGCATTTGGGGAATCGCCATTGTAGGAATCATTTTGAAAGTGCTGTGGTTCAATGCTCCCCGATGGCTGTCCACCCTGTTTTATATCATCATGGGGTGGTTGATTGTGATCGCCTTTATACCCCTGCTGCGGGCTATCCCCACTGGAGGAATTGCCTGGATGGTGTTAGGAGGAATTCTCTACAGTATTGGTGCCATCATCTACGGCACGAAATGGCCAAAATTAAATTTAAAATTTTTTGGATTCCACGAGATTTTTCATCTGTTTGTCCTGGCCGGAAGTTTTTGCCACTACTGGCTGATGTACCGTTACATCCTCTTTTTGCGTTAA
- the chbG gene encoding chitin disaccharide deacetylase — MKLIVNADDFGYDPGINKGVIHAFRKGIVTSTTIMVNQPYCEEAAKLAAQEPELGVGLHVNLTRGRPVSSAENIPGLLSEAGIFWEPDSFYQQKVEKSEVQKEIAAQLDKLMNLGISPTHMDAHHHLHFHPVVLEVMVELAGKYRLPLRHVDKNTCSYFQRMHIPTPDFFVSSFFGEDATVDNLVSILTELNTESPGSAVEVMCHPGFINDFTAESSYQDPRQKELEVLCSKEIKELIYSLNIQLINFKSLNINRC; from the coding sequence ATGAAATTAATAGTAAACGCTGACGACTTTGGTTACGACCCAGGAATCAATAAAGGTGTTATTCATGCCTTCCGAAAAGGAATTGTTACCAGCACTACCATAATGGTAAATCAACCATACTGTGAAGAAGCTGCTAAGTTGGCAGCACAGGAACCGGAACTGGGGGTAGGACTCCATGTAAATTTAACCCGGGGCAGGCCGGTTTCCTCTGCGGAGAATATTCCAGGACTCTTGAGCGAAGCAGGGATATTCTGGGAACCTGATAGTTTTTACCAGCAAAAAGTTGAAAAGAGTGAGGTTCAAAAAGAAATTGCCGCACAGCTAGATAAGTTAATGAATCTGGGCATTTCTCCTACTCATATGGATGCACATCATCATCTGCATTTTCATCCGGTAGTACTGGAGGTCATGGTAGAACTGGCCGGAAAATACAGGCTTCCCCTGAGGCATGTGGATAAAAATACCTGTTCTTATTTCCAAAGGATGCACATCCCAACTCCAGACTTCTTTGTTTCCAGCTTTTTTGGGGAAGATGCAACTGTGGATAATCTTGTTTCCATTCTTACTGAGTTAAACACAGAAAGCCCCGGAAGCGCTGTTGAAGTTATGTGCCACCCGGGCTTTATTAATGATTTTACTGCAGAAAGCTCATACCAGGATCCCCGCCAAAAAGAACTGGAGGTGCTTTGCTCTAAGGAAATAAAGGAACTAATCTACAGTCTAAATATTCAACTTATTAATTTTAAAAGTCTCAATATTAATAGATGTTAG
- a CDS encoding amidohydrolase family protein, translating into MKVYKVGQEKPMQITGKVLKRFVRDNSKDIRGDYSTVEIQIKEGLIHSIKVPSPGAGKEIAQGADKVVIPPDHVIVPAFVDCHVHLVLDGILGFRKFIGPVSDDVLIQRLKMILHAGVAAVRDGSDHYNTGMQAKELCQSNNLKNPKGFYPKVVTTGWGLYREGHYGSFLGQGGIKEFQEVKQRIALLKKAGVDQLKVVQSGLVSFTEYGKTGPAQFTKLEMKEIVKIAGEFDLPVMVHASSDEAVSIAVEAGVHTVEHGYFMSLQTLELMAEKEVAWVPTVAPVAAALKEVQILGLEGSNGKVKPEVLEKTIENHLEKIKLAQEIGVTLGIGTDAGSPGVSWQQGFWQEMQYYARAGLSAEIILEIASKNGSHLLGLSGEMGSIEVGKKPYFVSISEESLKDMKNFQGPSSIIVPDGC; encoded by the coding sequence TTGAAAGTATATAAAGTGGGTCAAGAAAAACCGATGCAAATAACGGGCAAAGTTTTAAAAAGATTCGTAAGAGATAATTCAAAGGATATAAGAGGAGATTATAGTACAGTAGAAATTCAAATAAAGGAAGGGTTAATACACAGCATCAAGGTTCCTTCCCCGGGGGCAGGTAAGGAAATAGCTCAAGGGGCGGATAAAGTGGTTATCCCCCCGGATCACGTAATTGTGCCGGCTTTTGTAGACTGCCATGTTCATCTGGTGCTGGATGGGATTTTGGGTTTTAGAAAGTTTATCGGGCCGGTGTCCGATGATGTTTTGATACAGAGGCTTAAAATGATTCTTCATGCTGGGGTGGCGGCAGTCAGGGATGGTAGTGACCATTATAATACCGGTATGCAGGCGAAAGAGCTGTGTCAAAGTAATAATTTAAAAAATCCCAAGGGCTTTTATCCTAAAGTAGTTACTACAGGTTGGGGCCTTTACCGGGAGGGACACTATGGCTCTTTTTTGGGACAGGGGGGCATCAAGGAATTTCAGGAGGTGAAACAACGGATTGCACTGCTTAAAAAAGCAGGGGTAGATCAGTTGAAAGTTGTGCAGTCAGGACTGGTCAGCTTTACTGAATACGGGAAAACCGGGCCGGCTCAATTCACTAAATTGGAAATGAAGGAAATAGTGAAGATTGCCGGGGAATTTGATCTGCCGGTGATGGTACATGCCTCCTCGGATGAAGCGGTGAGCATTGCGGTGGAGGCGGGAGTACATACGGTGGAACATGGTTATTTTATGTCTCTCCAAACCTTGGAACTAATGGCGGAAAAGGAAGTAGCCTGGGTGCCCACCGTAGCCCCGGTGGCAGCAGCCTTGAAAGAGGTTCAAATCTTGGGCTTGGAAGGTTCTAATGGTAAAGTCAAGCCGGAGGTGCTGGAGAAAACTATAGAAAATCATTTGGAAAAAATTAAACTGGCCCAAGAGATAGGAGTAACCCTGGGTATTGGAACTGATGCCGGTTCTCCAGGGGTGAGTTGGCAGCAGGGCTTTTGGCAGGAAATGCAGTATTATGCCAGGGCAGGCCTTTCCGCGGAAATAATACTGGAAATAGCTTCTAAAAATGGCTCCCATCTGTTGGGATTGTCTGGGGAAATGGGAAGCATAGAGGTAGGCAAAAAGCCTTATTTTGTTAGTATTAGTGAGGAGTCTTTAAAAGATATGAAAAACTTCCAGGGACCGTCTTCCATAATAGTCCCTGATGGGTGTTAA
- a CDS encoding complex I subunit 5 family protein has product MLWWLPLTAVMVPVLGAFIIGFIQEDKQAPRSKVAIITVLISFVVVLFNFKNIAAGGAMEMVFFSLAGAEFVLRADAFSAVFALVCNSLWILSIIYATGYMEEHLNHRRFFTFYVLNLGVACGIAFSGNLFTLFIFYKLLTLTTFPLVAHSQTAEARKATMNYVYYSVASGAMILYTVIILQNFLNQGLLSELTFTPGGVLGTLSVDLGYTMLLAFVVGFLGFAVKAAMIPFHPWLPGAMVAVAPVSALFHAVAVVNTGVFGIVRLVYYIYGPDWVAASGLYLALVFFAVITMIVGSCRALVEDQLKLRLAYSTISQMGYLTLGAVLLMPAALTGTMLHFFNHAFLKITLFFCAGIIISMTGRTKISQLGGIGKRYPRTMFTFSIAALGLVGVPPICGYLIKLYLLRASIEIGGGFETVLIISLVIMSAILNAIYYLPIVFKAFWGDSDFGEEEKLPKEKPLLLYPAMFLAFCCILLGLFPAFITIPLAELVVNSVF; this is encoded by the coding sequence ATGTTGTGGTGGTTACCTTTAACGGCAGTGATGGTACCTGTTTTAGGGGCTTTCATTATTGGTTTTATCCAGGAGGATAAGCAAGCACCTCGAAGTAAGGTGGCAATTATTACTGTGTTAATTAGTTTTGTGGTGGTTCTTTTTAATTTTAAAAATATTGCTGCCGGCGGCGCTATGGAAATGGTTTTTTTCAGCCTGGCTGGAGCGGAGTTTGTTTTACGGGCAGATGCTTTTTCCGCCGTGTTTGCCCTGGTCTGTAATTCTTTATGGATTTTAAGCATTATCTATGCTACCGGATATATGGAAGAGCACCTGAATCACCGGCGTTTTTTTACTTTTTATGTTCTGAACCTGGGAGTTGCCTGCGGCATTGCCTTTTCGGGAAATTTGTTTACTTTGTTTATTTTTTATAAATTGCTGACACTTACAACCTTTCCATTGGTAGCCCACAGCCAGACAGCGGAAGCTCGAAAGGCCACCATGAATTATGTTTATTATTCTGTGGCCAGTGGAGCCATGATTTTATATACTGTGATTATTTTACAGAACTTTTTAAACCAGGGTCTTCTTTCAGAGCTGACCTTTACCCCCGGTGGGGTTCTGGGGACATTATCCGTTGATTTGGGCTATACTATGCTTCTAGCCTTTGTAGTAGGATTTTTGGGTTTTGCCGTTAAAGCTGCTATGATCCCCTTCCATCCATGGCTTCCCGGCGCCATGGTGGCTGTGGCTCCAGTCAGTGCCCTGTTTCACGCTGTTGCTGTAGTAAACACCGGGGTTTTTGGCATTGTGCGGCTGGTATATTATATCTACGGGCCCGACTGGGTGGCTGCCTCGGGATTGTATCTTGCGTTAGTGTTTTTTGCTGTTATTACCATGATTGTGGGTTCCTGCAGGGCCTTAGTCGAGGATCAATTAAAACTTCGATTGGCCTATTCAACCATCAGCCAGATGGGCTACCTTACTTTGGGTGCTGTACTCCTGATGCCTGCCGCTTTAACTGGAACCATGCTTCACTTTTTCAATCATGCCTTTTTAAAAATTACCTTGTTTTTCTGTGCGGGAATTATTATCAGTATGACCGGTAGGACCAAGATCAGCCAGCTGGGGGGGATAGGGAAAAGATATCCCCGGACCATGTTTACCTTTTCCATTGCTGCATTAGGATTGGTGGGGGTTCCTCCAATTTGCGGCTATTTAATAAAATTGTACTTACTTAGGGCAAGTATAGAAATAGGGGGAGGATTTGAAACTGTTCTGATTATTTCCTTAGTAATAATGAGTGCCATACTAAATGCCATTTATTATCTGCCCATAGTGTTTAAAGCCTTTTGGGGAGATAGCGATTTTGGGGAAGAGGAAAAACTTCCCAAAGAAAAACCGCTGCTTCTTTATCCAGCCATGTTTTTGGCCTTCTGCTGCATACTCTTAGGATTATTTCCTGCCTTTATTACGATTCCCCTGGCAGAACTTGTGGTTAATAGTGTTTTCTAA
- a CDS encoding desulfoferrodoxin, which produces MTELLQIYKCKVCTNIVEVIHAGQGTLVCCGENMELLTENTVDASYEKHVPVIEVSNGEVKVKVGSVPHPMEEKHFIEWVELMVKGKVYRQFLKPGDVPEAVFQVNADKAQLTAREYCNIHGLWKAKA; this is translated from the coding sequence ATGACAGAATTACTGCAGATTTATAAATGTAAGGTGTGTACTAATATTGTAGAAGTTATACATGCCGGACAAGGTACTCTAGTTTGCTGCGGAGAAAATATGGAACTTTTAACAGAGAACACGGTAGATGCTTCTTACGAAAAACATGTTCCTGTGATTGAAGTGAGTAACGGTGAAGTAAAAGTTAAGGTGGGAAGTGTACCTCATCCCATGGAGGAAAAACACTTTATTGAATGGGTTGAGTTAATGGTAAAGGGAAAAGTATACCGGCAGTTTCTAAAACCCGGTGATGTTCCCGAAGCAGTATTTCAGGTAAACGCCGATAAAGCCCAGCTTACAGCTCGGGAATACTGTAATATTCACGGACTGTGGAAAGCAAAAGCATAA